A region of uncultured Draconibacterium sp. DNA encodes the following proteins:
- a CDS encoding DUF6377 domain-containing protein codes for METLDEVIAQREYFVSKKLDRINALTESAPSPEDEHYLTNYYAYCLKLYNEYQTFEFDSAYFYAKKLNETAQQINDSELIAGAKIEFANILITAGIFNESLDTLKSIQLAGLTPKIKANYYQVLSRGYFDMESFSQSPEFAQAYREKGMAGYDSALVYLPHSSWQYHSLIAQKNLKLGNNDTAIIELENIISTYNLTNDELALPLISLAFTYGIVGDKEKELIYMAKAAMADLRGAKKEAVALLFLANNLYEQGYIIRASKYVNIALEDSRFYGSNFRLWQVSNFLPFIKAEHIGTIEKQKKQLWYYSLVVTLLIIVVGISFVVIARQTVKLRKSKKIVERTNKKLAVSNEELRLANRIKEEYIGYYFEISSQIIDRLEKLKLLVGRRLKKRQFDELSLEVDNLNIHKEKAKLYHNFDKAFLEIFPEFPNKINALLKPEEQIRLKEGQLLNTELRIIALFRLGIQDAEKLSRILDCSVNTIYAYKSKMKNKSQNPTQFEADIMLVTRAANIENNSKLPQ; via the coding sequence TTGGAAACGCTGGATGAAGTTATCGCCCAAAGAGAATACTTTGTCTCAAAAAAGCTCGACCGCATTAACGCGTTAACAGAATCTGCACCAAGTCCGGAAGATGAGCATTATTTGACCAACTATTATGCTTATTGCTTAAAACTTTATAATGAGTACCAAACTTTTGAGTTTGATTCAGCATATTTTTATGCAAAAAAACTAAATGAAACTGCTCAACAAATTAATGACTCAGAATTGATTGCAGGTGCAAAAATTGAATTTGCCAATATTCTTATCACCGCTGGTATTTTTAATGAGTCGCTGGATACTCTAAAATCTATTCAATTAGCAGGACTTACCCCAAAAATAAAGGCAAATTACTATCAGGTTCTGAGCCGTGGATATTTTGATATGGAAAGTTTTTCTCAAAGCCCTGAATTTGCGCAGGCATACCGGGAAAAAGGAATGGCCGGTTATGATTCGGCTTTGGTGTATTTGCCACACTCTTCCTGGCAATATCATTCATTAATTGCTCAGAAAAATTTAAAGCTTGGAAATAACGATACTGCCATTATTGAGCTCGAAAATATAATAAGTACATATAATCTCACAAATGACGAATTGGCACTTCCGCTAATTTCTCTTGCTTTTACCTATGGAATTGTTGGAGACAAAGAAAAGGAGCTTATATATATGGCAAAGGCAGCCATGGCCGATTTAAGAGGAGCCAAAAAGGAAGCTGTCGCTCTGCTGTTTCTTGCTAATAATCTCTATGAACAGGGCTATATAATCCGCGCCAGCAAATATGTTAATATAGCCTTGGAAGATAGTCGCTTTTATGGAAGTAATTTTAGGCTTTGGCAGGTTTCCAATTTTTTGCCATTTATCAAAGCAGAGCATATTGGAACCATTGAAAAACAAAAGAAACAACTATGGTATTATTCGCTGGTTGTAACTTTATTGATCATCGTTGTGGGAATTTCTTTTGTTGTTATAGCAAGGCAGACAGTAAAACTTAGAAAATCGAAAAAAATCGTAGAGAGAACCAACAAAAAGCTGGCAGTTAGTAACGAGGAGTTACGGCTTGCCAACAGGATTAAAGAGGAATACATTGGCTATTATTTCGAAATAAGTTCTCAAATTATTGACAGGCTCGAAAAGTTGAAATTATTGGTTGGCAGAAGGTTGAAGAAAAGACAGTTTGATGAGCTTTCACTTGAAGTCGACAACCTTAATATACACAAGGAAAAAGCCAAATTATACCATAATTTTGATAAAGCATTCCTCGAAATTTTTCCAGAGTTTCCGAATAAAATAAATGCCTTATTGAAACCTGAAGAGCAAATTCGCCTGAAAGAAGGACAACTTTTAAATACTGAATTGCGCATTATTGCTTTATTCAGGCTGGGCATTCAGGATGCTGAAAAGCTTTCCCGAATTCTTGACTGCTCGGTGAATACCATTTATGCTTACAAATCTAAAATGAAAAACAAGTCTCAAAATCCTACCCAGTTTGAGGCGGATATCATGCTGGTAACTCGTGCTGCAAATATCGAGAATAATAGTAAATTACCTCAATAA